A genome region from Novosphingobium sp. G106 includes the following:
- the cyoD gene encoding cytochrome o ubiquinol oxidase subunit IV — MSAHQDHPVDQGAHGSLRDYVIGFALSVVLTAVPFWLVMTQQLADGPTAAIILVFAAVQMVVHVIYFLHMNGRQEGGWTMMAMIFTVIIVVIMLTGSLWVMYHLNHNMMPMSHDMSQMP, encoded by the coding sequence ATGAGCGCTCATCAAGACCATCCTGTCGATCAGGGCGCTCACGGCTCCTTGCGCGACTATGTCATCGGCTTCGCCCTGTCGGTCGTGCTGACGGCGGTTCCATTCTGGCTGGTGATGACGCAGCAGCTGGCCGATGGCCCCACCGCAGCGATCATCCTTGTCTTCGCGGCAGTGCAGATGGTGGTCCATGTGATCTACTTCCTGCACATGAACGGTAGGCAGGAAGGCGGCTGGACGATGATGGCGATGATCTTCACGGTGATCATCGTCGTGATCATGCTCACCGGGTCACTCTGGGTGATGTACCACTTGAACCACAATATGATGCCGATGTCTCACGACATGAGTCAGATGCCGTGA
- the cyoB gene encoding cytochrome o ubiquinol oxidase subunit I, with product MSYDPVPISPLLGRLSLEALPLHEPIIVATFAAVVIGGLAVLGLITRYKLWGYLWNEWFTSVDHKKIGIMYMVLGLIMFLRGFADAIMMRIQQAIAFNGSEGYLNAHHYDQIFTAHGVIMIFFVAMPFVTGLMNYIVPLQIGARDVSFPFLNNFSFWMTTAGAVLVMMSLFVGEFAQTGWLAYPPLSGIAYSPATGVDYYIWALQIAGVGTTLSGINLIATILKMRAPGMGMMKMPVFTWTSLCTNVLIVASFPVLTAVLTLLSLDRYVGTNFFTNDFGGSPMMYVNLIWIWGHPEVYILILPLFGVFSEVTSTFSGKRLFGYTSMVYATIVITILSYLVWLHHFFTMGSGASVNSFFGITTMVISIPTGAKLFNWLFTMYRGRIRFELPMMWTVAFMLTFVVGGMTGVLLAVPPADFVLHNSLFLIAHFHNVIIGGVLFGLFAAINYWWPKAFGFKLDVFWGKISFWCWVVGFWLAFMPLYILGLMGVTRRMRVFDDPGLQFWFVIAGIGAAVIAVGIGAMLVQFAVSIWKRDELRDTTGDPWGGRTLEWSTSSPPPEYNFAFTPVIHSLDAWYDMKTRGAERPLQGYRPIHMPKNTGTGVILSALATVMGFALIWYIWWLAALSFTSILAVAIGHTFNYRRDFHIPAATVETTEAERTRLLAAGA from the coding sequence ATGTCTTACGATCCCGTTCCCATCAGCCCGCTCCTCGGGCGACTTTCGCTCGAGGCCTTGCCGCTGCACGAGCCGATTATCGTCGCCACTTTCGCCGCGGTCGTCATTGGCGGCCTAGCGGTTCTGGGCCTCATCACACGCTACAAGCTGTGGGGCTATCTCTGGAATGAGTGGTTCACCAGCGTCGACCACAAGAAGATCGGCATCATGTATATGGTGTTGGGCCTAATCATGTTCCTCCGCGGCTTCGCCGACGCGATCATGATGCGTATCCAGCAGGCTATCGCCTTCAACGGGTCCGAGGGCTATCTCAACGCGCATCACTACGATCAGATATTCACCGCGCATGGCGTGATCATGATCTTCTTCGTGGCGATGCCCTTCGTCACTGGTCTGATGAACTACATCGTCCCGCTCCAGATCGGCGCGCGCGACGTCTCGTTCCCGTTCCTCAACAATTTCAGCTTCTGGATGACCACGGCGGGCGCCGTGTTGGTGATGATGTCGCTGTTCGTCGGCGAATTCGCGCAGACCGGCTGGCTGGCCTATCCGCCGCTTTCGGGCATCGCCTACAGTCCCGCCACCGGCGTCGACTATTACATCTGGGCGCTACAGATAGCCGGCGTGGGAACGACGCTTTCCGGCATCAATCTGATCGCCACGATCCTCAAGATGCGCGCGCCAGGCATGGGCATGATGAAGATGCCTGTCTTCACCTGGACATCTCTCTGCACCAACGTGCTGATCGTCGCCTCCTTCCCTGTGCTGACCGCGGTGCTGACGTTGCTTAGCCTCGACCGCTACGTCGGAACCAACTTCTTCACCAACGACTTCGGCGGCTCGCCGATGATGTACGTGAACCTGATCTGGATTTGGGGCCATCCTGAGGTCTACATCCTGATCCTGCCGCTGTTCGGCGTCTTCTCCGAAGTCACCTCGACCTTCTCGGGCAAGCGGCTCTTCGGCTATACCTCGATGGTCTATGCGACGATCGTCATCACGATCCTGTCGTACCTCGTCTGGCTGCACCACTTCTTCACGATGGGGTCGGGCGCTAGCGTCAACTCGTTCTTCGGCATCACGACAATGGTGATCTCGATCCCCACGGGCGCCAAGCTCTTCAATTGGCTGTTCACGATGTACCGTGGCCGCATCCGCTTCGAACTGCCGATGATGTGGACGGTGGCCTTCATGCTGACCTTCGTAGTCGGCGGGATGACTGGTGTGCTGCTCGCCGTGCCGCCAGCCGACTTCGTGCTGCACAACTCGCTGTTTCTGATCGCTCATTTCCACAACGTCATCATCGGCGGCGTGCTGTTCGGACTGTTCGCGGCGATCAATTACTGGTGGCCCAAGGCCTTCGGCTTCAAGCTCGACGTGTTTTGGGGAAAGATAAGCTTCTGGTGCTGGGTCGTCGGCTTCTGGCTGGCCTTCATGCCGCTCTACATTTTGGGCCTGATGGGCGTGACCCGGCGCATGCGCGTATTCGATGATCCGGGCCTGCAGTTCTGGTTCGTCATAGCCGGCATCGGCGCGGCCGTGATCGCGGTGGGCATCGGCGCGATGCTAGTCCAGTTCGCGGTGAGCATCTGGAAGCGGGACGAACTGCGCGACACGACCGGTGATCCTTGGGGCGGCCGCACACTCGAGTGGTCGACCTCCTCGCCGCCGCCCGAGTACAACTTTGCGTTCACCCCGGTGATCCACTCGCTCGACGCTTGGTACGACATGAAGACGCGTGGCGCCGAGCGGCCACTTCAGGGCTACCGTCCGATCCACATGCCGAAAAACACTGGAACCGGCGTGATCCTCTCCGCGCTCGCAACCGTCATGGGTTTCGCTCTGATCTGGTACATCTGGTGGCTCGCGGCGTTGAGCTTCACTAGCATTCTGGCAGTCGCTATCGGTCACACCTTCAATTATCGGCGCGATTTTCATATCCCCGCGGCCACGGTTGAGACGACCGAGGCCGAGCGGACACGCCTGCTGGCGGCAGGAGCCTGA
- a CDS encoding MFS transporter produces the protein MTAQTAAERDARELHTEGHKIAPGEIAIGVVIGRTSEFFDFFVYAIASVLVFPKLIFPFVDPLTGTLYSFGIFALAFLARPVGTAVFTAIERAYGVGTKLTIALFLLGGSTAAIAFLPGYETLGVGAVLFLALFRMGQGLALGGTWDGLASLLAINAPAGKRGWYAMLPQLGAPLGLIVASLLFVFLIISLPAEDFLGWGWRYPFFVAFAINVVALFARLRIVVTPEYTVLFERRSLEPARLTETLQREWRTIALGAFAPLASFAMFHMVTVFPLSWVFLFTEESPVRFLVIEAMAAVLGLLAIVASGYLADRYGRRPVLGATAVAIAVFSGFAPQLLDAGEIGEAVFMFTGFALLGLSFGQSSGALSSSFSPRHRYTGSALTSDLAWLFGAGFAPLAALLLSSSFGVIAAGAYLLSGAVFTVIALALNRELASAIE, from the coding sequence ATGACCGCGCAGACTGCAGCTGAACGTGATGCCCGCGAGCTTCATACGGAAGGCCATAAGATCGCTCCAGGCGAGATTGCCATTGGTGTCGTCATCGGCCGAACGTCGGAGTTCTTCGACTTCTTCGTCTATGCCATCGCCTCGGTGCTTGTCTTTCCGAAGCTGATCTTTCCCTTCGTCGATCCGCTGACAGGCACTCTGTATTCCTTCGGCATCTTCGCGCTGGCATTCCTTGCTCGCCCGGTCGGCACGGCGGTGTTCACCGCGATAGAGCGCGCCTACGGAGTCGGTACCAAGCTGACGATCGCGCTGTTCCTCCTAGGCGGGTCTACAGCCGCGATAGCCTTCCTGCCGGGCTACGAGACGCTAGGCGTCGGCGCGGTGCTGTTTCTCGCGCTCTTTCGCATGGGGCAGGGTTTGGCGCTAGGCGGCACCTGGGACGGCCTTGCTTCGCTGCTGGCGATCAACGCGCCCGCGGGCAAGCGCGGCTGGTATGCGATGCTCCCACAACTTGGGGCGCCATTGGGACTGATCGTCGCCAGCCTGTTGTTCGTGTTCCTGATCATCTCCCTGCCCGCTGAGGACTTCCTCGGCTGGGGCTGGCGTTATCCGTTCTTCGTGGCCTTCGCGATTAACGTCGTCGCCCTGTTTGCGCGGCTGCGCATCGTCGTCACCCCCGAATATACGGTCCTGTTCGAGCGTCGTTCGCTGGAGCCGGCCAGGTTGACCGAGACCCTGCAGCGCGAATGGCGCACGATCGCGCTTGGCGCATTCGCGCCGCTTGCCAGCTTCGCCATGTTCCACATGGTCACGGTCTTCCCGCTCTCGTGGGTCTTCCTGTTCACCGAGGAAAGCCCGGTGCGCTTCCTCGTGATCGAAGCGATGGCGGCAGTGCTGGGACTGCTCGCGATCGTCGCTTCCGGCTACCTCGCGGACCGCTACGGACGGCGCCCAGTGCTCGGCGCGACCGCCGTGGCGATCGCGGTGTTCAGCGGCTTTGCGCCGCAGTTGCTCGATGCTGGCGAAATCGGCGAAGCGGTATTCATGTTCACGGGCTTCGCGCTACTCGGTCTGTCGTTCGGTCAGTCCTCGGGCGCACTGTCGTCGAGCTTCTCACCGCGCCACCGTTATACCGGCTCGGCCCTGACCTCCGACCTCGCCTGGCTGTTCGGCGCCGGCTTCGCTCCGCTGGCCGCGCTTCTTCTGTCGAGCAGTTTCGGCGTAATCGCCGCGGGCGCTTATCTGCTCTCCGGCGCCGTGTTCACTGTGATCGCTCTTGCTCTCAATCGGGAACTCGCCAGTGCCATCGAATAA
- the cyoC gene encoding cytochrome o ubiquinol oxidase subunit III → MTMHTTLAAADEARRFYDLDEHDHPEGHSTMLGFWIYLMSDCLIFAILFACYAVLGGNLAAGPGPKDLFELPLVALNTAMLLFSSITYGFAMLAMQRDRLRQTQFWLTVTGLFGAAFLSIELYEFHHLIHIGATPQRSAFLSAFFTLVGTHGLHVTFGIVWLVTLLVQLSRRGLIQANKRRLMCLSLFWHFLDVIWIGVFTLVYLLEMLR, encoded by the coding sequence ATGACGATGCACACCACCCTCGCCGCCGCTGACGAAGCGCGCCGCTTCTACGACCTCGATGAGCATGACCATCCCGAGGGCCACAGCACGATGCTGGGCTTTTGGATCTACCTGATGAGCGACTGCCTCATCTTCGCGATCCTGTTTGCCTGTTATGCCGTACTCGGCGGCAACCTCGCGGCGGGACCCGGTCCCAAGGATCTGTTCGAGTTGCCGTTGGTGGCGCTGAATACGGCAATGCTGCTGTTCTCGTCGATCACTTATGGCTTTGCCATGCTGGCGATGCAGCGCGATCGCCTGCGGCAGACGCAATTTTGGCTGACCGTGACGGGCCTGTTCGGCGCGGCGTTCCTCTCGATCGAGCTCTATGAGTTTCACCACCTGATTCATATTGGCGCCACGCCGCAGCGAAGCGCTTTCCTGTCCGCCTTCTTCACGTTGGTGGGCACCCACGGGCTGCATGTCACGTTCGGCATTGTGTGGCTTGTGACGCTGCTGGTGCAGCTTTCTCGCCGGGGGCTGATCCAGGCCAACAAACGCCGGCTCATGTGCCTAAGCCTTTTCTGGCACTTCCTCGACGTCATCTGGATCGGTGTCTTCACCCTCGTCTACCTGCTGGAAATGCTGCGATGA
- the cyoA gene encoding ubiquinol oxidase subunit II: MLDALARFRRRIPLLLSLTGFPLLTGCNMVVLDPAGDVAQQQGNLVVIATALMLLIIVPVMALTILFAWRYRAANREARYEPDWDHSTQLELVIWAAPLLIIICLGAITWVGTHLLDPYRALARTAPGKVVAAEVKPLDVQVVALDWKWLFIYPEQGVATVNELALPIDRPVRFRISASSVMNSFYIPALAGQIYAMPGMETKLHAVLNRPGSYEGFSANYSGAGFSQMRFKVTGMDEAAFAAWAKGAKSAGGTLDRAGYLVLEKPSENEPTRRFGEVEAGLFDAVVNMCVEPGKMCMRDMMRIDGQGGMGLAGIHNIRPLAYDKLTARGSSLPAELLPTRQMVAATCLPEDGDGAGAALSRPVDSAPLIGAGLARPGVSSSLSRPSLSQIAVSDAAPFVTGNP, from the coding sequence ATGCTTGACGCCCTTGCCCGATTCCGGCGGAGAATTCCCCTCCTGCTGTCGCTTACCGGTTTCCCGCTGCTCACCGGTTGCAACATGGTGGTCTTGGATCCGGCTGGCGACGTTGCACAGCAACAAGGCAACCTTGTCGTTATCGCGACCGCGCTGATGTTGCTGATCATCGTGCCGGTGATGGCGCTCACGATCCTGTTCGCATGGCGTTACAGGGCCGCTAACCGAGAGGCGCGCTACGAGCCCGACTGGGATCACTCGACCCAACTCGAGTTGGTGATCTGGGCTGCGCCGCTGCTGATCATCATCTGCCTGGGCGCAATAACCTGGGTCGGCACCCACCTGCTCGATCCCTACCGTGCCCTTGCCCGCACGGCGCCCGGGAAAGTCGTGGCAGCCGAGGTCAAGCCGCTCGACGTCCAGGTTGTCGCGCTCGACTGGAAATGGCTGTTCATCTACCCGGAGCAGGGCGTGGCCACGGTCAACGAGCTAGCGTTGCCGATCGATCGCCCGGTGCGTTTCCGCATCTCGGCTTCTTCGGTTATGAACAGCTTTTACATCCCGGCGCTCGCCGGGCAGATCTATGCCATGCCGGGCATGGAGACGAAGCTTCACGCGGTTCTCAATCGGCCAGGCAGCTACGAAGGTTTTTCCGCCAACTACAGCGGCGCGGGCTTCTCGCAGATGCGCTTCAAGGTGACTGGCATGGACGAGGCCGCCTTCGCCGCCTGGGCCAAGGGCGCCAAGAGCGCCGGTGGCACGCTAGATCGCGCGGGCTATCTCGTACTCGAAAAGCCAAGCGAGAACGAGCCCACGCGCCGCTTTGGCGAGGTTGAGGCCGGGCTGTTCGACGCTGTCGTGAATATGTGCGTCGAGCCTGGCAAGATGTGCATGCGCGACATGATGCGGATCGACGGACAAGGCGGGATGGGCCTCGCTGGGATCCACAACATACGCCCACTCGCCTACGACAAGCTCACCGCCCGAGGGTCGAGTCTGCCTGCCGAGTTGCTGCCAACTCGCCAGATGGTCGCAGCAACCTGTTTGCCCGAGGATGGCGATGGCGCTGGCGCCGCGTTGTCGCGCCCTGTGGACAGCGCTCCGCTGATCGGCGCGGGCCTAGCGCGGCCCGGCGTCTCGTCGTCGCTTTCACGGCCTTCCCTTTCCCAGATCGCGGTGTCTGACGCCGCGCCATTTGTCACAGGCAATCCCTGA
- a CDS encoding COX15/CtaA family protein has protein sequence MLKSDRRVNAITRAADAIALSRVLSAIGFLLLLIVIVSGMTRLSGAGLSITEWKPVTGIIPPLSDAQWELEFEAYRGIPQFKHVTGPAGMTLADYKVIYFCEWAHRLLARLIGLAFLLSIGWLWMRGRIPAGYRPRLAALVFLVAIQGIVGWWMVTSGLTQDVKVSHLRLAIHQALALVTLGCVVWTALDLNASACGAPAARLAPFAWIVLAALFFQMLLGAMVAGLQAGYVAGAGWGNLEAWPQMQGSLVPRGIDWSRGLAFAGLNDPYLIHFVHRWWALALLLMLAVTARMLRDRNQRSAAFAIGGLAGAQVILGVATIWSGMSIWLAAGHQFLGAVLLCTTTYGLHIIGRR, from the coding sequence ATGCTGAAGTCCGATAGGAGAGTGAACGCAATCACGCGCGCCGCGGATGCTATCGCCTTGTCTCGCGTCCTGAGCGCGATCGGATTTCTGCTACTCCTTATCGTCATCGTGAGCGGAATGACGCGGCTCTCTGGAGCCGGCCTCTCCATCACGGAATGGAAGCCTGTTACCGGCATCATCCCGCCGCTGTCCGACGCCCAATGGGAGCTTGAGTTCGAGGCCTATCGAGGCATTCCGCAATTCAAGCACGTGACCGGGCCGGCCGGCATGACGCTTGCTGACTACAAGGTCATCTATTTCTGCGAGTGGGCCCATCGGCTTCTCGCCCGGCTGATCGGGCTTGCGTTCTTGCTGTCGATCGGATGGCTTTGGATGCGTGGCCGCATTCCCGCTGGGTACCGGCCGCGACTGGCGGCGCTTGTGTTCCTCGTAGCCATACAGGGTATCGTCGGATGGTGGATGGTGACATCCGGACTCACCCAGGATGTGAAGGTGAGTCACCTGCGATTGGCGATCCACCAGGCACTGGCGCTTGTCACGCTCGGCTGTGTCGTGTGGACAGCGCTCGACTTGAATGCCTCTGCTTGCGGCGCGCCCGCAGCGAGATTGGCCCCGTTCGCGTGGATCGTCCTTGCCGCCCTGTTTTTTCAGATGCTGCTCGGAGCGATGGTGGCGGGGCTTCAGGCAGGCTATGTTGCTGGGGCGGGGTGGGGCAACCTCGAAGCCTGGCCACAGATGCAGGGAAGCCTGGTTCCACGAGGAATCGACTGGTCACGAGGGCTTGCGTTTGCCGGGCTGAACGATCCCTACCTCATCCACTTCGTGCATCGCTGGTGGGCTTTGGCGCTTCTGCTCATGCTCGCCGTTACGGCCCGAATGCTCCGCGATCGAAATCAGCGTAGCGCAGCCTTCGCCATCGGCGGGTTGGCCGGGGCACAGGTGATCCTCGGTGTCGCCACAATTTGGTCTGGGATGTCGATATGGCTTGCGGCCGGACACCAGTTCCTGGGAGCCGTTCTGCTTTGCACCACGACCTATGGTCTCCATATCATCGGCCGGCGATAG
- a CDS encoding FMN-binding glutamate synthase family protein, whose product MFLTRFTALTIAIITAIVSGYYLPNVWAIPLFIVAVCLTGVGLYDLAQPLHSVRRNYPIIGHLRWFFEEIRPEIRQYLIEGDQDKTPFSRSQRSLVYARAKDEDSDRAFGTLLDVYQNGFEFIAHSVRPAPPADPAKFRIRIGGDACTRPYSASIFNISAMSFGSLSANAIRALNKGAAIGGFAHDTGEGSISPYHREFGGDLVWEIGSGYFGCRTADGNFDPSRFEEQARDSQVKMIEIKLSQGAKPGHGGILPARKVTLEISQTRGVPMGEDCISPSRHRAFSTPLELMQFISDLRRLSGGKPVGFKLCVGQPWEFMGMVKAMRESAIVPDFIVVDGAEGGTGASPLEFSDHLGMPLREGLLFVHNTLVGAGLRNKIRIGAAGKIVSAFDIAATLALGADWTNAGRGFMFALGCLQSLTCHTNRCPVGVATQDPLRQRALAVPEKAERVANFHRNTLLALSDMLAAAGLEHPTMIGPHHLVRRVSPTEVRMFSQLHTFLEEGHLLRKTRKQDFYSSAWSLARPDSFSIGQ is encoded by the coding sequence TTGTTCCTGACACGTTTTACAGCCCTGACGATCGCAATCATCACCGCGATTGTCTCTGGGTACTACTTGCCAAATGTCTGGGCCATTCCGCTCTTCATTGTCGCCGTATGTCTCACCGGGGTAGGCCTGTACGACTTGGCGCAGCCGCTCCATTCCGTTCGACGGAACTATCCGATCATTGGGCATTTGCGTTGGTTTTTCGAGGAAATCCGCCCTGAGATTCGCCAGTACTTGATCGAGGGAGATCAGGACAAAACTCCATTCTCGCGAAGCCAGCGGTCACTAGTCTACGCCCGTGCCAAGGATGAAGACAGCGATCGAGCCTTCGGAACCCTCCTCGACGTCTATCAAAACGGCTTTGAATTTATCGCCCACTCCGTTCGGCCCGCGCCTCCAGCGGATCCGGCAAAGTTCAGAATTCGTATTGGGGGCGATGCGTGCACCCGCCCCTACTCGGCCAGCATTTTCAACATTTCCGCGATGAGCTTCGGATCGCTTAGCGCCAACGCGATACGCGCGCTGAATAAGGGCGCCGCAATCGGCGGTTTTGCTCACGACACCGGCGAAGGCAGCATCAGCCCCTACCATCGCGAGTTCGGCGGTGACCTCGTTTGGGAAATTGGCAGCGGATATTTCGGCTGTCGAACTGCCGACGGCAATTTCGATCCAAGCCGGTTCGAAGAGCAGGCGCGAGACTCTCAGGTCAAGATGATCGAGATAAAGCTCAGCCAAGGGGCGAAACCCGGCCACGGCGGTATCCTTCCCGCCCGAAAGGTGACGCTCGAAATCTCGCAAACGCGGGGAGTGCCGATGGGCGAGGACTGCATCTCGCCTTCCCGGCATCGGGCGTTCTCTACACCTCTCGAACTGATGCAATTCATATCCGACCTTCGCCGTCTTTCCGGGGGTAAACCCGTCGGATTCAAGCTTTGCGTCGGCCAGCCCTGGGAATTCATGGGTATGGTCAAGGCAATGCGTGAAAGCGCGATTGTTCCCGATTTCATCGTCGTCGATGGCGCGGAAGGAGGCACGGGTGCATCACCGCTGGAGTTCTCCGACCACTTGGGAATGCCCCTGAGGGAGGGCCTCCTCTTTGTGCACAACACCCTTGTTGGCGCAGGACTTCGAAACAAGATCCGCATCGGAGCGGCCGGAAAAATCGTTAGTGCGTTCGACATCGCGGCGACGCTCGCGCTTGGGGCGGACTGGACCAACGCGGGCCGCGGCTTCATGTTCGCGCTCGGCTGCCTACAGTCTCTCACCTGCCACACGAACCGATGCCCGGTCGGGGTGGCGACACAGGATCCTTTGCGCCAGCGGGCGCTCGCGGTGCCCGAAAAGGCGGAGCGCGTCGCAAACTTCCATCGGAACACGCTTCTCGCCTTGTCTGATATGCTTGCAGCTGCGGGTCTCGAGCACCCCACGATGATTGGACCGCATCACCTGGTCCGCCGGGTCAGCCCGACTGAGGTACGGATGTTCTCCCAACTCCACACCTTCCTTGAGGAAGGGCACCTTCTCCGCAAAACGCGAAAGCAGGACTTTTACAGCTCCGCATGGAGTCTGGCACGGCCCGACAGTTTCAGCATCGGACAGTAA